From a single Maylandia zebra isolate NMK-2024a linkage group LG3, Mzebra_GT3a, whole genome shotgun sequence genomic region:
- the LOC143417095 gene encoding uncharacterized protein LOC143417095, whose translation MAAAQLTMSGVTTAKGIVMILTLLCVLHLSSALINKDELEELKRNVETLQKEIARRKAENNLDRAYVPAIFDDFRRLMDPWSEVMKPLLISTSLLTPVLDLMDDLKTFIGASKEYMNKYFETTAAEINDNEEKLRSVMATLTQLENNKDEL comes from the exons CCATGAGTGGTGTCACAACTGCCAAAGGCATAGTTATGATTTTGACTCTGCTGTGTGTGCTCCATCTTTCAAGTGCACTGATAAACAAGGACGAACTG gaggagctgaagagaaacGTTGAAACTTTACAAAAGGAAATAGCAAGAAGGAAG GCTGAAAATAATTTAGACAGAGCCTATGTTCCAGCTATCTTTGATGATTTTCGACGTCTCATGGATCCTTGGTCTGAAGTTATGAAGCCATTGTTGATTTCTACATCACTGCTTACACCAGTGTTGGATTTAATGGATGACCTAAAGACTTTCATTGGAGCCAGCAAGGAGTACATGAATAAGTACTTTGAGACAACAGCTGCAGAAATCAATGACAATGAAGAGAAACTACGCAGTGTGATGGCAACACTAACACAACTAGAAAATAATAAAGATGAACTGTAG